A stretch of Pseudomonas sp. LRP2-20 DNA encodes these proteins:
- a CDS encoding TIGR01777 family oxidoreductase produces MHILLTGGTGLIGQHLCQYWLGKGHRLTVWSRRPEQVPRLCGSEVRGIGRLEDLGADESVDAVVNLAGAPIADRPWSASRRNLLWASRITLTEQLLAWLGSREQRPEVLISGSAVGWYGDGGERELTEASPPVREDFASQLCIAWEETAQRAQHLGMRVVLVRTGLVLASDGGFLSRLRLPFKLGLGGPLGDGRQWMPWVHIDDQIALIDFLLQYKDASGPYNACAPEPVRNRDFAKALGRALHRPAFMPMPGLLLKAGLGELSTLLLGGQRARPVRLLAAGFTFRFNDLQSALGNLSSRL; encoded by the coding sequence ATGCATATATTGCTGACGGGTGGTACCGGTTTGATCGGCCAGCACCTTTGCCAATACTGGCTAGGCAAGGGCCATCGGCTTACCGTGTGGAGCCGGCGCCCTGAACAAGTGCCTCGATTGTGTGGCAGCGAGGTGCGTGGCATTGGCCGGCTGGAGGATCTGGGCGCTGATGAGTCGGTGGATGCGGTGGTCAATCTGGCCGGTGCGCCGATCGCCGATCGGCCTTGGTCGGCTTCGCGACGCAACCTGCTATGGGCCAGTCGCATTACCCTTACCGAACAACTGCTGGCCTGGCTGGGCAGCCGTGAGCAGCGCCCCGAGGTGCTGATTTCCGGTTCCGCCGTTGGCTGGTACGGCGATGGCGGCGAGCGTGAACTTACCGAAGCCTCGCCGCCGGTTCGCGAAGATTTCGCCAGCCAGTTGTGCATCGCCTGGGAAGAAACCGCCCAGCGTGCGCAGCACCTTGGCATGCGCGTGGTGCTGGTACGTACCGGGTTGGTGCTGGCCAGTGACGGCGGCTTTTTGTCGCGCCTGCGCCTGCCGTTCAAGTTGGGACTGGGCGGGCCGTTGGGTGATGGCAGGCAGTGGATGCCGTGGGTACATATCGACGATCAGATCGCCCTGATAGATTTTCTCTTGCAGTACAAGGATGCCAGCGGTCCTTATAATGCCTGCGCGCCAGAACCGGTACGTAACCGCGATTTCGCCAAGGCGCTGGGGCGTGCGCTGCATCGGCCGGCGTTCATGCCGATGCCCGGCCTGCTGCTCAAGGCGGGCCTCGGCGAGCTGTCGACCTTGCTGCTTGGTGGCCAGCGGGCGCGCCCGGTGCGCTTGCTGGCGGCGGGCTTCACCTTTCGTTTCAACGATCTGCAATCGGCCCTGGGCAACCTGTCCAGCCGCCTCTGA
- the hemH gene encoding ferrochelatase, whose product MTDHALLLVNLGSPASTSVADVRRYLNQFLMDPYVVDLPWPVRRLLVSLILIKRPEQSAHAYASIWWDEGSPLVVLTRRLQAAMVEHWPHGPVEIAMRYGEPALPEVLARLAAQGVRKVTLAPLYPQFADSTVTTVVEQARQTLAERQLPLQLRVLQPFYEHPEYIDALVASARPYLEQDFDHLLLSFHGLPERHLKKLYPTGKHDLRAADCCRDASAEVRAVCYRGQCLATAKAFAAKMGIPDGKWSVSFQSRLGRDKWIEPYTETRLDELAKAGVKKLLVMCPAFVADCIETLEEIGMRGSEQFVEAGGKELVLVPCLNDHPEWVRVLARMCEKA is encoded by the coding sequence ATGACCGATCACGCTCTGCTGCTGGTCAACCTGGGGTCCCCGGCCTCTACCTCGGTGGCCGATGTGCGCCGCTACCTCAACCAGTTCCTCATGGACCCTTACGTGGTCGACCTGCCCTGGCCAGTGCGGCGCTTGCTGGTGTCGCTGATCCTGATCAAGCGCCCGGAGCAGTCGGCGCACGCCTATGCCTCGATCTGGTGGGATGAAGGCTCGCCGCTGGTAGTTTTGACCCGGCGCCTGCAGGCGGCGATGGTCGAGCACTGGCCGCACGGGCCGGTGGAAATTGCCATGCGCTACGGTGAACCGGCGCTGCCCGAGGTGCTGGCACGGTTGGCGGCGCAAGGTGTGCGCAAGGTGACCCTGGCACCGCTTTATCCACAGTTCGCCGACAGTACGGTGACCACGGTGGTGGAACAGGCAAGGCAGACGCTGGCCGAGCGCCAGTTGCCGTTGCAGCTGCGCGTGCTGCAGCCGTTCTATGAGCATCCAGAGTACATCGATGCGCTGGTCGCCAGTGCCCGTCCTTACCTCGAGCAGGATTTCGACCATCTGTTGCTGAGTTTCCATGGTTTGCCGGAGCGGCACCTGAAAAAGCTGTACCCGACCGGCAAGCATGATCTGCGCGCCGCCGACTGCTGTCGCGATGCCAGTGCCGAGGTACGTGCCGTGTGTTATCGCGGGCAGTGCCTGGCCACGGCCAAGGCCTTTGCGGCGAAGATGGGCATCCCCGATGGCAAGTGGTCGGTGTCGTTCCAGTCGCGGTTGGGGCGTGACAAGTGGATCGAACCCTACACCGAGACGCGCCTGGACGAGTTGGCCAAGGCCGGGGTGAAGAAGCTGCTGGTGATGTGCCCGGCGTTCGTCGCCGATTGCATCGAGACGCTGGAAGAGATCGGCATGCGCGGCAGCGAGCAGTTTGTCGAGGCGGGTGGCAAGGAGCTGGTGCTGGTGCCGTGCCTGAATGATCACCCGGAGTGGGTGAGGGTGTTGGCCCGAATGTGTGAGAAAGCCTGA
- a CDS encoding uracil-xanthine permease family protein: MQDGFNDPLWRQVVSGAQMLFVAFGALVLMPLITGLDPNVALFTAGIGTLLFQLVTGRQVPVFLASSFAFITPIILAKGQFGLAETMGGVMAAGFVYTFMGLMVKIKGTGFIDRMLPPVVIGPVIISIGLAMAPIAANMAMGKAGDGSVLLPYKTAMLISMPALLTTLIVAVFGKGIFRLVPIIAGVLVGFALSFAFGVVDTAKIAAAPWLEIPNFTAPAFNWQAILFIVPVALAPAIEHIGGVIAVGSVTGRDYLKKPGLHRTLLGDGLATTAAGLFGGPPNTTYAEVTGAVMLTKNYNPKIMTWAAVFAISLAFIGKFGALLQSIPVPVMGGILCLLFGSIAAVGMNTMIRHKIDLAEARNLVIVSVTLVFGIGGVLIGSGDGPDDWGLKGIALCAIVAIALNLILPGNDGWKHKKLDDQLP; the protein is encoded by the coding sequence ATGCAGGACGGCTTCAACGACCCGCTCTGGCGCCAGGTCGTCTCGGGCGCGCAGATGCTCTTCGTGGCATTCGGCGCGCTGGTGCTGATGCCGCTGATCACCGGCCTCGACCCGAACGTGGCCCTGTTCACCGCCGGCATCGGCACCCTGCTGTTCCAGCTGGTCACCGGCCGTCAGGTACCGGTATTCCTGGCTTCGAGCTTTGCCTTCATCACCCCGATCATCCTTGCCAAGGGCCAGTTCGGCCTGGCCGAGACCATGGGCGGCGTGATGGCCGCAGGTTTCGTCTACACCTTCATGGGCTTGATGGTGAAGATCAAGGGCACCGGCTTCATCGACCGCATGCTGCCGCCGGTGGTGATCGGGCCGGTGATCATTTCCATCGGCCTGGCCATGGCCCCCATCGCCGCCAACATGGCGATGGGCAAGGCCGGTGACGGCAGCGTGCTGCTGCCGTACAAGACGGCGATGCTGATCTCCATGCCGGCACTGCTGACCACCCTGATCGTCGCCGTGTTCGGCAAGGGCATCTTCCGCCTGGTGCCGATCATTGCCGGCGTGCTGGTGGGCTTTGCCCTGTCGTTCGCCTTCGGCGTGGTCGACACTGCCAAGATCGCCGCGGCACCGTGGCTGGAAATCCCCAACTTCACCGCGCCAGCCTTCAACTGGCAGGCCATCCTGTTCATCGTCCCGGTTGCCCTGGCACCGGCGATCGAGCACATCGGCGGGGTGATTGCAGTCGGCAGCGTGACCGGCCGCGACTACCTGAAGAAGCCCGGCCTGCATCGCACCCTCCTGGGTGACGGCCTGGCCACCACCGCAGCCGGCCTGTTCGGCGGCCCGCCCAACACCACCTACGCCGAAGTGACCGGCGCGGTGATGCTGACCAAGAACTACAACCCGAAGATCATGACCTGGGCGGCGGTGTTCGCCATCTCCCTGGCCTTCATCGGCAAGTTCGGCGCGCTGCTGCAGAGCATCCCGGTACCGGTGATGGGCGGCATTCTGTGCCTGCTGTTCGGTTCGATCGCAGCGGTGGGCATGAACACCATGATCCGCCACAAGATCGACCTGGCCGAAGCGCGCAACCTGGTCATCGTTTCGGTGACCCTGGTGTTCGGTATCGGCGGCGTGCTGATCGGCAGTGGCGATGGCCCGGACGACTGGGGCCTCAAGGGTATTGCCCTGTGCGCCATCGTGGCGATCGCGCTGAACCTGATCCTGCCGGGCAATGATGGCTGGAAGCACAAGAAGCTGGATGATCAGCTGCCTTGA
- the upp gene encoding uracil phosphoribosyltransferase, whose product MPTREIRHPLIRHKLGLMRRADISTKNFRELAQEVGALLTYEATQDLPLETYEIDGWCGKVQVEKIAGKKITVVPILRAGIGMLDGVLSLIPGAKVSAVGVARNEETLEAHTYLEKLAPDINQRLALIIDPMLATGGSMVATIDLLKKAGCKEIRAMVLVAAPEGIAVVEKAHPDVQIYTASIDQRLNEHGYIVPGLGDAGDKIFGTKQKDA is encoded by the coding sequence ATGCCTACTCGTGAGATCCGCCATCCGCTGATCCGCCACAAGCTCGGCCTCATGCGCCGTGCCGATATCAGCACCAAGAATTTTCGCGAACTCGCCCAGGAAGTCGGCGCGCTACTGACCTACGAAGCCACCCAGGACCTGCCCCTCGAAACCTACGAGATCGACGGCTGGTGCGGCAAGGTGCAAGTTGAAAAAATCGCCGGCAAGAAGATCACCGTGGTACCTATCCTGCGCGCCGGCATCGGCATGCTCGACGGCGTGCTCAGCCTGATCCCGGGCGCCAAGGTCAGCGCTGTCGGCGTTGCCCGCAACGAGGAAACCCTCGAAGCGCACACCTACCTGGAAAAGCTCGCGCCAGACATCAATCAGCGCCTGGCCCTGATCATCGACCCGATGCTCGCCACCGGCGGCTCGATGGTCGCCACCATCGACCTGCTGAAAAAGGCCGGTTGCAAGGAGATCCGCGCCATGGTGCTGGTCGCCGCGCCAGAAGGCATCGCCGTGGTGGAAAAAGCCCACCCGGACGTACAGATCTACACCGCCTCGATCGACCAGCGCCTGAATGAGCATGGTTACATCGTCCCAGGCCTGGGCGATGCCGGTGACAAGATCTTCGGCACCAAGCAGAAGGACGCCTGA
- a CDS encoding hypoxanthine-guanine phosphoribosyltransferase gives MSADLEHIRQVMREADCLYHEAEVEAAIAKVGEQICKDLHDTNPVVFCVMNGGLIFAGKLLTHLQFPLEVSYIHATRYRNQTSGGELFWKAKPEVSFIDRDVLIVDDILDEGHTLSAIIEFCKHAGARAVHTAVLIDKDHDRKASPGLKASYAGLPCIDRYIFGYGMDYKGYWRNANGIFAVKGL, from the coding sequence ATGTCCGCCGATCTCGAGCACATCCGTCAAGTCATGCGCGAGGCAGACTGCCTGTACCACGAAGCCGAAGTCGAAGCGGCCATCGCCAAAGTCGGCGAGCAGATCTGCAAGGACCTGCACGACACCAACCCTGTGGTGTTCTGCGTGATGAACGGTGGCCTGATCTTCGCCGGCAAACTGCTGACCCACCTGCAGTTCCCGCTGGAGGTCTCGTACATCCATGCCACGCGTTATCGCAACCAGACCAGTGGCGGCGAGTTGTTCTGGAAGGCCAAGCCGGAAGTGTCGTTCATCGACCGTGACGTGCTGATCGTCGATGACATCCTCGACGAGGGCCACACCCTCAGCGCCATCATCGAGTTCTGCAAGCATGCCGGTGCGCGGGCTGTGCACACCGCCGTGCTGATCGACAAGGACCACGACCGCAAGGCCAGCCCGGGCCTGAAGGCCAGCTATGCCGGCCTGCCGTGCATCGATCGCTATATCTTCGGTTACGGAATGGACTATAAAGGCTATTGGCGTAACGCAAATGGCATTTTCGCTGTGAAGGGACTGTAA
- a CDS encoding WbuC family cupin fold metalloprotein codes for MSQPAFIDQALLTGLAQKAADAPRLRHHHNFHQMEDPCHRLAIGLQPSTYIAPHRHLSDDKAETLLVLKGRLGLLLFDEQGRLTSTRILEAGGECMGVDLPPGVYHGLVALDANSIMFECKAGPYRQLVEGEHAPWAPREGEAGAPEYQAWMLAQFD; via the coding sequence ATGAGCCAGCCTGCATTCATCGACCAAGCGTTGTTAACCGGGCTGGCGCAAAAGGCCGCCGATGCGCCGCGTCTGCGGCACCATCACAACTTTCACCAAATGGAAGACCCTTGCCACCGTCTGGCGATCGGCCTGCAGCCCTCGACCTACATCGCACCGCACCGCCACCTGAGTGACGACAAGGCCGAAACCTTGCTGGTACTCAAAGGCCGCCTGGGGCTGTTGCTGTTCGATGAGCAGGGTAGACTAACCAGCACCCGCATCCTCGAAGCCGGAGGCGAGTGCATGGGGGTGGACCTGCCGCCGGGCGTCTACCATGGCCTGGTGGCACTCGACGCCAACAGCATCATGTTCGAGTGCAAGGCCGGCCCATACCGCCAGTTGGTCGAGGGTGAGCATGCGCCCTGGGCGCCACGTGAGGGCGAGGCCGGTGCGCCTGAATACCAGGCCTGGATGCTCGCGCAGTTCGATTGA
- a CDS encoding PA4642 family protein translates to MRKDKKQVIGDEISDDYIKSFLQFEPADGVTSPSHHKLIKGYRGLRVDDFERFVGFFVEAGLDLDGKDEHGKTFVEVIADQRNAPEYLEIIAKARG, encoded by the coding sequence ATGCGCAAAGACAAGAAGCAGGTGATTGGTGACGAAATCAGTGACGACTACATCAAGTCGTTCCTCCAGTTTGAGCCGGCCGATGGCGTGACCTCGCCTTCGCACCACAAGCTGATCAAAGGCTACCGTGGCCTGCGTGTCGATGACTTCGAGCGTTTCGTGGGCTTCTTCGTCGAGGCGGGCCTGGACCTGGATGGCAAGGACGAGCACGGCAAGACCTTCGTCGAAGTGATCGCTGACCAGCGCAACGCGCCGGAATACCTCGAGATCATCGCCAAGGCCCGCGGTTGA
- the mqo gene encoding malate dehydrogenase (quinone): MAQNESVDVVLVGAGIMSATLAVLLKELDPTLKLEVVEAMDSGAAESSNPWNNAGTGHAGLCELNYTPQAADGSIDIKKAVHINTQFEVSRQFWAYLSKKSNFGSARAFINPVPHLSYVEGDKGVSFLKKRFELLKQHHAFAEMEYTEDKAVMNEWMPLMMPGRPADQHIAATRVAKGTDVNFGALTNKLLKVLGDSADAQVKYSKKVVGLRRNGKGWTVSIKDVNSGGTREVDARFVFLGAGGAALPLLQLSGIPESKGFGGFPVSGQWLRCDNPEIVKQHQAKVYSQAAVGAPPMSVPHLDTRVVDGKTSLLFGPYAGFTTKFLKHGSLMDLPLSVRMGNIGPMLAVARDNMDLTKYLVSEVMQSMEQRLEALRRFYPQAKAEDWRLEVAGQRVQIIKKDPKKGGILQFGTELVSAQDGSLAALLGASPGASVTVSIMLELIERCFPEQAKGAWAAKLKEIFPAREKALATDAALYRKISADNDAALELVEDSPAKHYA; the protein is encoded by the coding sequence ATGGCGCAGAACGAATCGGTTGATGTGGTACTGGTAGGCGCGGGCATCATGAGTGCCACCCTGGCCGTACTGCTCAAGGAGCTTGACCCGACCCTGAAGCTTGAGGTCGTCGAGGCAATGGACTCCGGGGCCGCGGAAAGCTCCAACCCCTGGAACAACGCAGGTACCGGCCACGCCGGCCTGTGCGAGCTGAACTACACGCCCCAGGCCGCCGATGGCAGTATCGACATCAAGAAGGCCGTGCACATCAATACCCAGTTCGAGGTCTCGCGCCAGTTCTGGGCTTACCTGAGCAAGAAGAGCAACTTCGGCTCGGCACGTGCGTTCATCAACCCGGTCCCGCACCTGAGCTACGTCGAAGGTGACAAGGGTGTGTCCTTCCTCAAGAAGCGCTTCGAGCTGCTCAAGCAGCACCACGCCTTCGCCGAGATGGAATACACCGAAGACAAGGCTGTGATGAACGAGTGGATGCCGCTGATGATGCCTGGCCGCCCGGCCGACCAGCACATCGCCGCAACCCGTGTGGCCAAAGGCACCGACGTCAACTTCGGGGCATTGACCAACAAGCTGCTCAAAGTGCTGGGCGACAGCGCCGATGCCCAGGTCAAGTACAGCAAGAAAGTCGTCGGCCTGCGCCGTAACGGCAAAGGCTGGACCGTAAGCATCAAGGACGTCAACAGCGGCGGTACCCGCGAAGTCGACGCCCGCTTCGTCTTCCTCGGTGCTGGCGGCGCGGCCCTGCCGCTGCTGCAACTGTCCGGCATCCCGGAAAGCAAAGGCTTCGGCGGCTTCCCGGTCAGCGGCCAGTGGCTGCGTTGCGACAACCCGGAAATCGTCAAGCAGCACCAGGCCAAGGTGTACAGCCAGGCGGCGGTCGGCGCACCACCGATGTCGGTGCCCCACCTGGACACCCGCGTGGTGGACGGCAAGACGTCGCTGCTGTTCGGCCCCTATGCCGGCTTTACCACCAAGTTCCTCAAGCACGGCTCGCTGATGGACCTGCCGCTGTCGGTCCGCATGGGCAACATCGGCCCGATGCTGGCCGTGGCCCGCGACAACATGGACCTGACCAAGTACCTGGTCAGCGAAGTGATGCAGTCGATGGAACAGCGCCTGGAGGCCCTGCGCCGCTTCTACCCACAGGCCAAAGCCGAAGACTGGCGCCTGGAAGTGGCCGGCCAGCGTGTGCAGATCATCAAGAAGGACCCGAAGAAAGGCGGCATCCTGCAGTTTGGTACCGAGCTGGTCTCGGCGCAGGACGGCAGCCTGGCGGCACTGCTCGGCGCTTCGCCGGGTGCTTCGGTGACCGTGTCGATCATGCTCGAGCTGATCGAGCGCTGCTTCCCCGAGCAGGCCAAAGGTGCCTGGGCTGCCAAGCTCAAGGAAATCTTCCCGGCTCGCGAAAAGGCCCTGGCCACCGACGCAGCGCTGTACCGCAAGATCAGTGCCGACAACGATGCGGCGCTGGAACTGGTGGAAGACAGCCCGGCCAAGCATTACGCCTAA
- a CDS encoding YajG family lipoprotein — protein MLQRLLFGLIAVASLSLVGCAHSPQQLSPQPTLKAQLAPVGHGQPVVVKVVDGRASQSLGTRGGMYPETSTISVSGNDVVPKLQAQAEAAVRLLGFTPTPNAYNAPQLTVTLAELKYQSPKDNLYVTEATIGATFRADVQNANRRYSGRYGASLDQRFGMAPNQDTNTQLVSDVLSDALTRLFKDPTIGQVLGE, from the coding sequence ATGTTGCAACGTCTGTTGTTCGGTTTGATCGCCGTGGCCAGCCTCAGCCTGGTCGGTTGTGCCCACAGCCCGCAACAACTCAGCCCGCAACCCACGCTCAAGGCTCAGCTCGCACCGGTTGGTCACGGCCAGCCGGTGGTGGTCAAGGTGGTTGATGGGCGGGCTTCGCAGTCCCTGGGCACCCGTGGTGGCATGTACCCCGAAACCAGCACCATCAGCGTCAGTGGCAATGATGTGGTGCCCAAGCTGCAGGCCCAGGCCGAGGCCGCCGTGCGCCTGCTCGGCTTCACCCCGACGCCCAACGCCTACAACGCTCCGCAGCTGACCGTGACCCTGGCCGAGCTGAAGTACCAGTCGCCGAAGGACAACCTGTACGTGACTGAAGCCACCATCGGTGCCACCTTCCGTGCCGATGTGCAGAATGCCAACCGCCGCTACAGCGGCCGCTACGGTGCTTCGCTGGACCAGCGCTTCGGCATGGCGCCGAACCAGGACACCAACACCCAGCTGGTGAGCGACGTGCTGAGCGATGCGCTGACCCGCCTGTTCAAGGACCCGACCATCGGGCAGGTGCTGGGCGAGTAA
- a CDS encoding 1-acyl-sn-glycerol-3-phosphate acyltransferase yields the protein MMGEFDAIRPYDDAEVPAVLARLLSDPAFLDILTHFKFPRAAGALGWLLKPLIARRLRKEFAGVTCVSTLQDKVEYYVDQTIERATDGVTYSGVEQLKSGTAYLFLANHRDIVMDPAFVNYAVYHAGLPTPRIAIGDNLLQKPFVSDMMRLNKSFIVHRSISGRREKLAAYQLLSAYINHSIRNDGTSIWIAQAEGRAKDGDDRTDSAILKMFHMSRKDEPFGAVIQSLNLIPVSISYEYDPCDQAKARELYIRATTGTYKKAPGEDDNSIAKGITGYKGRVHINFAPPVTEYYEDTKQLALETDRQILGGYRLFPVHYLAYAMWSEKDDALQVPSAEKVFPAEELAKAREEWQRRLDACPEEQRPYLVLQYATPVRNQYQVKQQAPVA from the coding sequence ATGATGGGCGAATTCGATGCCATCCGACCGTACGACGATGCTGAGGTCCCTGCCGTTCTGGCACGCCTGCTCAGCGACCCGGCATTCCTCGATATCCTCACCCACTTCAAATTCCCGCGTGCGGCCGGTGCCCTCGGCTGGCTGCTCAAGCCGCTGATCGCCCGGCGTCTGCGCAAGGAATTCGCCGGCGTCACCTGCGTCTCGACCCTGCAGGACAAAGTCGAGTACTACGTCGACCAGACCATCGAGCGTGCCACCGACGGCGTCACCTATTCCGGCGTCGAGCAGCTCAAGTCGGGCACCGCCTATCTGTTCCTGGCCAACCACCGCGACATCGTCATGGACCCGGCCTTCGTCAACTACGCGGTGTACCACGCCGGCCTGCCGACACCGCGCATCGCCATCGGCGACAACCTGCTGCAAAAGCCGTTCGTCAGCGACATGATGCGCCTGAACAAGAGCTTCATCGTGCACCGCTCGATCAGCGGCCGCCGCGAAAAGCTCGCGGCCTACCAGCTGCTCTCGGCCTACATCAACCACTCGATCCGCAATGACGGCACGTCGATCTGGATCGCCCAGGCCGAAGGCCGCGCCAAGGACGGTGACGACCGTACCGATTCGGCGATCCTCAAGATGTTCCACATGAGCCGCAAGGACGAGCCGTTCGGCGCGGTGATCCAGAGCCTGAACCTGATCCCGGTGTCGATCAGCTACGAATACGACCCATGCGACCAGGCCAAGGCTCGCGAGCTGTACATCCGCGCCACCACCGGCACCTACAAGAAGGCGCCGGGCGAGGACGATAACAGCATCGCCAAGGGCATCACCGGCTACAAGGGCCGGGTACACATCAACTTCGCCCCGCCGGTGACCGAGTACTACGAGGACACCAAGCAGCTGGCACTGGAAACCGACCGGCAGATCCTCGGCGGCTACCGCCTGTTCCCGGTGCATTACCTGGCCTACGCGATGTGGAGCGAGAAGGACGACGCACTGCAGGTGCCGAGCGCCGAGAAGGTGTTCCCGGCCGAAGAGCTGGCCAAGGCCAGGGAAGAATGGCAGCGCCGCCTGGATGCCTGCCCCGAGGAGCAGCGGCCGTACCTGGTGTTGCAGTATGCGACGCCGGTACGCAATCAGTACCAGGTCAAGCAGCAGGCGCCTGTCGCCTGA
- a CDS encoding CPXCG motif-containing cysteine-rich protein — MLEKAFYDCPYCGEEVETTVDLSGGDQEYIEDCQVCCKPIRFVLQVHGEEWMLDVYGEND, encoded by the coding sequence ATGCTCGAAAAAGCGTTCTACGATTGCCCTTATTGTGGCGAGGAAGTCGAAACGACAGTGGACCTGTCCGGCGGGGACCAGGAGTACATCGAGGACTGCCAGGTGTGCTGCAAGCCTATCCGCTTTGTGCTGCAGGTTCATGGCGAGGAATGGATGCTGGATGTCTACGGTGAGAACGACTGA
- a CDS encoding DUF2007 domain-containing protein codes for MRRIYEPENLLEAEMLVGMLVSEGIDVHLAGRDLMGGVGELPLQGLLGLAVPDEQAEYARQLIDAYNGAEPLAGDEPESHPGTLIC; via the coding sequence ATGCGGCGGATCTACGAACCGGAAAACCTGCTGGAAGCCGAAATGCTGGTGGGCATGCTCGTCAGCGAGGGCATCGACGTGCACCTGGCCGGCCGCGACCTGATGGGTGGCGTCGGTGAGTTGCCGTTGCAGGGTTTGCTCGGGCTGGCGGTGCCCGATGAACAGGCCGAATACGCACGGCAACTGATCGATGCGTACAATGGTGCCGAGCCGCTTGCCGGCGACGAGCCGGAGAGTCATCCCGGTACCTTGATCTGCTAG
- a CDS encoding SOS response-associated peptidase, with protein MCGRYALFRWPQALASLPGFPAGQPAQWNISPGASVLIQRQLDGQQQLAKARWGLTPAWLTDLSRTPAHARAETLAEQPMFREAFRLRRCLMPANGFYEWRGSVRKRPFWLTPGEGASLYFAAVWEAYPVQDQVWLSCAVVTQAAMNQRRPLILDEAGQAAWLDPDTPLPRLHELLASPPATLRERALANFVNDPKLDAPECLTPA; from the coding sequence ATGTGTGGACGTTATGCCCTGTTCCGCTGGCCCCAGGCGCTGGCCAGCCTGCCGGGCTTCCCTGCCGGCCAGCCGGCCCAATGGAACATCTCGCCCGGTGCCTCGGTGCTGATCCAGCGCCAGCTCGACGGCCAGCAGCAACTGGCCAAGGCACGCTGGGGGCTGACCCCCGCCTGGCTCACCGACCTTTCCCGCACCCCTGCCCATGCCCGGGCCGAGACCTTGGCCGAGCAGCCGATGTTTCGCGAAGCGTTTCGCCTGCGCCGTTGCCTGATGCCGGCCAACGGTTTCTACGAGTGGCGCGGTTCGGTGCGCAAGCGGCCTTTCTGGCTGACGCCGGGGGAGGGCGCATCGTTGTATTTTGCCGCCGTGTGGGAAGCCTATCCGGTGCAGGACCAGGTGTGGCTGAGCTGCGCGGTGGTAACCCAGGCCGCGATGAACCAGCGCCGGCCGCTGATCCTCGACGAGGCCGGCCAGGCTGCCTGGCTGGACCCTGACACACCGCTGCCGCGCCTGCATGAGCTGCTCGCCAGCCCACCGGCGACGCTGCGCGAGCGGGCCCTGGCGAACTTCGTCAACGACCCGAAACTGGACGCGCCGGAGTGCCTGACGCCCGCTTAG
- a CDS encoding M48 family metallopeptidase, whose product MRKSFVVSLLSAGILLAGCQAVNTTSGGAVGVQRQQYMFSMLSTDEVNQMYAQSYQQTLGEASSKGVLDKSSADAKRVQAIASRLIAQAPKFRPDAAQWNWEVNVIKSDELNANCGPGGKIIVYTGLIDQLKLTDAEIAAVVGHEIAHALREHSREAMSKAYGVQMARQGAGALLGLGQDSMALADAVVNYSMTLPNSRANENEADLIGLELSARAGYDPNAAITLWNKMSKASEGAPPEFMSTHPASSSRIASLQAAIPKVMPLYEAAKK is encoded by the coding sequence ATGCGTAAGTCTTTTGTCGTCAGCCTGTTGAGTGCTGGCATCCTGCTGGCCGGCTGCCAGGCGGTGAATACCACCAGTGGCGGTGCTGTCGGCGTACAGCGTCAGCAGTACATGTTCAGCATGCTCTCGACCGATGAGGTCAACCAGATGTACGCCCAGTCGTACCAGCAGACCCTCGGTGAGGCGTCGAGCAAGGGCGTGCTGGACAAGTCCAGTGCCGACGCCAAGCGCGTGCAGGCCATCGCCAGCCGTCTGATCGCCCAGGCGCCCAAGTTCCGTCCCGATGCCGCGCAATGGAACTGGGAAGTCAACGTCATCAAGAGTGACGAGCTCAATGCCAACTGCGGGCCGGGCGGCAAGATCATCGTGTATACCGGGCTGATCGACCAGCTCAAGCTCACCGATGCGGAAATCGCCGCTGTAGTCGGGCACGAGATCGCCCACGCCTTGCGCGAGCACAGCCGTGAAGCGATGTCCAAGGCCTACGGTGTGCAGATGGCACGCCAGGGTGCGGGTGCGTTGCTTGGCCTTGGCCAGGACAGCATGGCCTTGGCCGACGCCGTGGTGAACTATTCCATGACCCTGCCCAACAGCCGCGCCAACGAGAACGAGGCCGACCTGATCGGCCTGGAGCTGTCGGCGCGTGCCGGCTACGACCCGAATGCCGCGATCACCTTGTGGAACAAGATGAGCAAGGCTTCGGAGGGCGCACCGCCCGAGTTCATGAGCACTCACCCGGCGTCCAGCAGCCGGATCGCCTCGTTGCAGGCGGCGATTCCGAAGGTGATGCCGCTGTACGAAGCGGCCAAGAAGTAA